GACCAAGGAGGGGCTGGCGCGGCGCCTCGCCCAGGCGCTCGGCGAGGCGTTCGCCGCCAATGCGATTGTCGTCGACGCCGAGCGCGCCGGCGTGCGCCTCACCGGGCTCGCCGGCCTGCCGACCTTTCATCGCGCCAATGCGCAGATGCAATTCGTCTATGTGAACGGCCGCCCGGTGCGCGACAAATTATTCGCCGGCGCCGTGCGCGCCGCCTATCTCGATTTTCTCTCGCACGACCGCCATCCGGCGCTGGCTCTGTTCATCGACTGCGATCCGCGCAGCGTCGACGTCAATGTCCATCCGGCCAAGGCGGAGGTGCGCTTCGCCGATCCCGGCCTCGTGCGCGGCCTCGTCGTCGGCGCGCTGAAGGAGGCGCTGGCCTCGGCGCTCCATCGCAGCGCCGACACGCCGGCGCGCGAAGCTCTGGCGCTGCTCGCGCGGAGCCGCGCCGCGCCGCCGTGGCGCGGCGGCGGCGCGATGCGGCCGCTCGATTGGGACCCGCGTCGCTCGCCGGCTGCGCCCGCGGGCTTCGCCGAGCCGGCGCAGGCCGGCTTCGACCAGACAGGTTTCGATTTGGGCCCGCCCGCCGCCGACGCCCGGCCCGCCGCCGCGCCCTCGGCGCCTGCCGATGCCGAGGCTCCGCTCGGCGCGGCGCGGGCGCAGATTCACGAGACCTATATCGTCGCCCAGACGCGCGACGGACTCGTCATCGTCGACCAGCACGCCGCCCATGAACGGCTCGTCTATGAGCGGCTGAAGGCCGAGCGCGCGGCGCAGGGCGTCGCCCGCCAGCTGCTGCTGGTCCCGCGCGTCGTCGAGCTCGACGGCGCGCGGCTCGACGCTCTGCTCGCGTCGCTCTCCGAGCTTGCGGAGCTCGGCCTCGTGCTAGAGCCTTTCGGCCCGGGCGCGGTGCTGGCGCGCGAGGTTCCGGCCGCGCTCGGCGACGCCGAAGTGGAGCGGCTGATCGAGGATGTCGCCGATCTCATCTGCGAGGCAGGGGATGCGCGCGGGCTGACGCAGCGGCTCGACGCGGTGCTGGCGCGCGCCGCCTGCCATCATTCGGTGCGCGCCGGGCGGCGGCTCGGGGCGCAGGAGATGAATGCGCTGCTGCGCGAGATGGAGCGCACGCCGGGCGCCGGACAATGCAACCACGGCCGGCCGACCTATGTGGAGCTCAAGCTCGCCGATATAGAGAAGCTGTTCGGCCGCGGCTGAGGCCTGCCGCGGGAATTTACCCAATAGCAAAAGATCGCGCGGCGCGCTTTGATTTCGAGCGGGCCTCATGGCATTGTCAGGGCGAGGGCGCGCGCCCATTTCATCCCGACCTCTAGAGCGCTATCCGATCCGATCGCATCCGATAGCGCTCTCGAGTTCTTTCGTCGGAGCGAATTCTGATCGATCGAACGACCCCGTTCGATCGGAAAGCGCCTCTAGAAGAGTTCTCGTCCGAGTTGTCCGAAGGAACGCCAAGTGATCGAACAGGCGATGTATTTCGCGCTCGGGTGTCTCGCGGCCGGGCTGTTCACCCTGATGATTCTACCGGCTTTCTGGCGGCGCGCCATGCGCCTGTCGCTGCGCCGGCTCGATCTTTTGACTCCGCTCTCGCTCGAGAAAATGGCGGCCGAGCGCGATTTGCTGCGCGCCGAATTCGCGGCGCGCTACCGCGGGCTCGAGCAGAAGATGGAGGCGGTCCGCTCCGGCAAGGCCGCCGATATGCTGGCGATCGGCGAGGGCGTGGCGCGCATCGCCGATCTCGACGACAGGCTCGCCGAGGCGACGGCGCGCGGCGACCTCTACGAGAAGAGGTTCGAGGAGACCAAGGGATTTCTCGAGGAGCGCACCGATCTGTTGCGCGCGACCGAATCCGCGCTGCACGACATGACCGACCGCGTCGAGCAGCTGATCGGCAATCTGCGCAATGTCGAGACCGATCGCGAGCAGCTCGGGCGCTTGACCGAGCTGCATCGTAGCCAAGTGGCGACGCATGAGTCGAGCATCGCCGGCCTGCATGTGCAGAACGCCGAGATGCGCCAGCGGCTCGACGCGCTGCAGGACGAGCTGGCGCGGGCCCTCGCCGAGGCGCATCGGCTCGGCGAGGTCGACGCCGTGCTGGCGCAGACGACGCGCGAGCTCGACATCGCCATTGTCGAGAACGCCGATCTGCAGCGCAAGCTCGGCGAGACGGCGACGCGGCTGCAGGCGCTGGAGCGCAGCGCGACGATCGAGATCGAGACGTTGCAATCGTCGCTGCGCGTCGCCCGCGCCGAGGAGCGCGACCATGCGGAGCGTCTCGAGGCCGCGCGCTCCGATAATGCGCTGCTGCAGGGGGCGGTGGACGCGCTGCGCCGCGAGCACGCGCATTTGCGCGAGAACGCCGGCCATGTCGCGCCGGGGGAGGGCGAGCACGAGGTGCTGGCGCTGCGTCAGGCGATCATCGACCTCGGCGCCAGAATGGCGGAAATGTCGGCGACGCCGCCGAGCGCCAACTCCAACGAGGCCGCGCAGTCGAAGCGCGCTTGAATTTTCAACGGCGCCGGCCATCCTCATTTCGGCGTCTCGATCTCGCAAACCCGCCAAGCCCCTCACCTCACCTCTCCCCGCGAACGACCGCGAACGGGGAGAGGAGGCGGCGGGCGCCGTCGATTTCCATCGAGCGCGTCAAATTCCAGCGGCGCCGGCCGCCCCTCTCCCCGCTTGCGGCACGGCTGTCCGGGGAATGAGTCGATAAGTCGCGGGCGCATGCCTGGTACTTCCGAAGGTTTCGGGGTATTTTCCGGTTGTCGAGACTGGAAAATAAAGGACCAGACATGCGCTTCCAGAATAGCGTTTTTGTCGACTTGCTCAAGCCGATCGATCGTCGCGCGTTCGGCCAAATCGTCGCGCGCCACAAGGGCGACGCCTACGACAAATCCTTCAAGAGCTGGGATCATCTCGTCGTCCTGATCGCCGCTCAGCTCGGCGGCGAAACGAGCCTGCGCAGCCTCGAGGCCGCCTTCAACGCCAACAGCGGCTCCCATTATCACCTCGGCGTCCGCAGGATCGCCCGCTCCACCCTCGCCGAAGCCAACGCACGCCGGCCCGTCGGCGTCTTCGCCGATCTTTTCGCGCGCCTCTCCTGCGAACTCGACCGCAGAACGCGCCGCGACGGCGCCGAGCTGCTGCGCCTCATCGATTCGACGCCTATCCCGTTGAGCAAATTCCACGACTTCGCCCGCTCGAACGGCCGCATCCACGGCATGAAGATGCACGTCGTCTACGATCCCGGGGTCGACCGCCCCTTCTGCGTCGAGGTCACGCCCGCCAATGTCAACGATGTCGAGATCGGCAAGAAGACGCCGATCGAGGCCGGCGCGACCTATGTCTTCGACAAGGGCTATTATGATTTCAAATGGTGGAGGGACATTCACGAGGCCCGAGCCTTGTTCGTCACGCGCCCCAAGAGCAACACCCGCCTCACCGACCTCGCGGATCGGGAGATGCCGCAGACGCGCGGCGAAGGCTACACCGTGCTCAGGGATTGCGAGGTCGAGCTCGCCAGCAAGGGCGACTCGAAACTGCCCATGCCGCTGCGTCGCCTTCATATTCAACGCGATGCGCTGAAGGACGGCAAGCCGCAGCTGATCGTCGTGATCACCAACGACATGACGCGTTCGGCGGTCGAGATCGCCGCGCTCTACAAGGCGCGCTGGGCCATAGAGCTGCTGTTCCGCTGGATCAAGCAGCATCTCAACATCCGCAAGTTTCTCGGCGAAAACGAGAACGCCGTGCGGCTGCAGCTGATCGCGGCGATGATCGCTTTCGTGCTGCTGCGCATCGCCGCCCACCGCCACGATATCGAACTCGCGCATCTGCGGTTCTCGGAGCTCGCCGGCAGGTTTCTGTTCGAGCGGCGACCGATCGACAGACTCGAACGGCCGCCGCCCAAATATCAGGCCGCGCGGCGGCGCATATCGCCGAGGCAGCTGGAGCTCGCCTATGCCTGATTTTCCCCGGACAGCCGTGCGCTTGCGGGGAGAGGTATGGTGAGGGGCTCGGGAGATGTCGGTCTCGATCTCGCGGGCGGGAGCAGGAGCGCGCGTCGAGAGCGCGCCCTTCAGGATTTATCGGTTGGCAGCTTGCCTTCGGGCGTGACCTTGTCGATCGCCTTGGGCAGATATTCGGCGAGCTGCGCCGCGACCTTGTCCATCGGAATGCCGAATTTGTTTCCGAGCTCCTTCATGCGATCCGAGCCCAGGGTCTGCTGCACCTGCTCCGCCGTGATCGGCATGTTGGGGCCGGTGCCGATCCAGGACTTGACCTTGTCGCCATAGCCGCCCTTCTCGAAATCGGCGACGACGTTCTGGAGCCCGCCGCGTTTCTCGATATAGCCGTTGATCAGCGTGGCGATCTCGACGCCGATCGCGCCGCCGATGATTCCGTCGAGCAGACCCATTTTCTTCCTCCATCACATGGTCGCCGCGGCCGGATAAGGCCGTGACAACGGCCTGACATAGGGTCGCCGCCGCTTCTGTCGACTTTCGCGGCGTGGGCGTGACGTCCGGCGGGATTTATTTCCGCTCGGCGGCGGCGTATATGACGCGGCGACGCCGCGGGGCGTCGGTGCGGGACTCTCGAGGGCCGAGGCGATGGCAGGGCATAGTCAGTTCAAAAACATCATGCACAAGAAGGGCAAGCAGGACGCGA
The sequence above is a segment of the Methylosinus trichosporium OB3b genome. Coding sequences within it:
- a CDS encoding IS4 family transposase — translated: MRFQNSVFVDLLKPIDRRAFGQIVARHKGDAYDKSFKSWDHLVVLIAAQLGGETSLRSLEAAFNANSGSHYHLGVRRIARSTLAEANARRPVGVFADLFARLSCELDRRTRRDGAELLRLIDSTPIPLSKFHDFARSNGRIHGMKMHVVYDPGVDRPFCVEVTPANVNDVEIGKKTPIEAGATYVFDKGYYDFKWWRDIHEARALFVTRPKSNTRLTDLADREMPQTRGEGYTVLRDCEVELASKGDSKLPMPLRRLHIQRDALKDGKPQLIVVITNDMTRSAVEIAALYKARWAIELLFRWIKQHLNIRKFLGENENAVRLQLIAAMIAFVLLRIAAHRHDIELAHLRFSELAGRFLFERRPIDRLERPPPKYQAARRRISPRQLELAYA
- the mutL gene encoding DNA mismatch repair endonuclease MutL yields the protein MRIRRLDPILVDRIAAGEVIERPASAVKELVENALDAGATRVDVAIEAGGRRLIRVVDDGFGMNLEDVALAVERHATSKIPDGDLTAIATLGFRGEALPSIAAVADLAIDTRARGAEMGAHIRVEAGARRALRAGDWPKGTRVEARDLFAATPARLKFLKSERAETAAVADVVKRLSIAHPAVRFGFSADIGQSFDHPACGETKEGLARRLAQALGEAFAANAIVVDAERAGVRLTGLAGLPTFHRANAQMQFVYVNGRPVRDKLFAGAVRAAYLDFLSHDRHPALALFIDCDPRSVDVNVHPAKAEVRFADPGLVRGLVVGALKEALASALHRSADTPAREALALLARSRAAPPWRGGGAMRPLDWDPRRSPAAPAGFAEPAQAGFDQTGFDLGPPAADARPAAAPSAPADAEAPLGAARAQIHETYIVAQTRDGLVIVDQHAAHERLVYERLKAERAAQGVARQLLLVPRVVELDGARLDALLASLSELAELGLVLEPFGPGAVLAREVPAALGDAEVERLIEDVADLICEAGDARGLTQRLDAVLARAACHHSVRAGRRLGAQEMNALLREMERTPGAGQCNHGRPTYVELKLADIEKLFGRG
- a CDS encoding YidB family protein — encoded protein: MGLLDGIIGGAIGVEIATLINGYIEKRGGLQNVVADFEKGGYGDKVKSWIGTGPNMPITAEQVQQTLGSDRMKELGNKFGIPMDKVAAQLAEYLPKAIDKVTPEGKLPTDKS